A stretch of DNA from Candidatus Hydrogenedentota bacterium:
GTCGTAGGTGCGCGAGTAATTGCGAAGGGCCATGCCCAATTCTACGAGTAGATCGTCAAGCGAAACGGGGCCCAATTCGTCGTCGAGCGCATGGATTTCGTCGATGTCGAATACGATGCAAGAGACGGGGTAGTCGTGGCGGTTCGCCTCCTCGACTTCTTCCTGCAAGCGTTCGAGCAGGAAACGCCGGTTGCGCAGGCCGGTGAGGTGGTCGGTATAAACGGAGTCGACCAATTCCTCCTGTTCGCGGAGGCGGTCGCGCAAGTTCTTCGTGCGCATGGCGGCATCGACGCGAATCATCACCATGGGAAGATTGTACGGTTTCGTGATGTAGTCCGCCGCGCCGAGGTGATACCCCTTGGCGATGTCTTCCTGAGACCCTTTAACACTGACAAAAATGACGACCGTGTCCCGTGATGCGGGCATGGATTTTATTTTCTCGCAGACCTCGTACCCGTTTACGTCCGGGAAGCAGATGTCGAGCAGGATGAGATCGACACCACCTCTGGCGCAGGCCTCGATAGCCTCGGTGCCGGTGTGGACGGCGAATGCGTCATAGTTGTTGCGGCGCAGCCCCTCTACCAGGACCGACGCTGCCTCTTCATGGTCGTCCGCTACGCAGACACGATATGGCTGCACAATAACCCTCTACCAAGGTAGTCAACCCTTTGCGAAATCCCCGACCCGGAATTTCTTACGGAAGTTTACCCCAGAAACGGAAAAGTTGGCAAATGATGGAATGGATAAAAGCGAGAAAACTGAAGGGGATGACCGGGAATGACTTTGCTTAAAGGCATATTCACGAATGACTTAGTTGGGGGAGGGAGGTCCCGGATCAGGTGTCCGGAGGCGGAACGGCTGTTACTCGGTGACGGGTTGATGAACGGCGCCGACCGGCTCTGGCAGTGCGGCGATGCGGCGGCGAACGGAATCGGCGTAGGGTGCGTTTGGGAAGCGCTCGATATATTCTTCGAGCACCTCGCGGGCCTCGTCGTGTTGGTTGAGTTCATTGCTATAGATGTCACACAATCGGTTGACAATTGACAGCGACTCTTCAGGGTCCTTGATTAGCTCGAGCGCCGCTTCGAACCAAGGGGCTGCGACCTCCGGGCGCCCGATTTTCATAAGGTTGTCGGCAGCGCGCAAGGGGGCGCGGGCTTCCTTTGGGAATCTGCGGGCGATGGAGATGAATTCGCGCGCGGCGCCCTCGTAATCGCCCCGCATCTCGAAACCCTCAGCCGCTCCGTAGCGCGGAGCTGGGGGATTGTACCGCCCCGTCGGCATCAGTACGTCCACCAGGAGGTGCGAGCCGAAGGACATGAGCAGGGGACCGTACAGGGCGAATCCGGACACGATAAGTGCGAGTACGGCAAACACAAGCGAGACAATGTCGTTTTCCAGCCAGATTTTGATCAGCGCGAACTCGAAACCAAAAAACAGAATGAGGAAGACGACAGTAAACAGCTCGACGGCGCGGTCCAGTTCGACATCGCGTACGAGGCGCTGTTGCAGCAGGTATACGCCCCACACCAAGTAGGGTATCAGGAAGAGTCCCGAGAGGACCCATGCCAGATCGAATCCAACCATGCCCAGCCGCTCAATTCCCAATTCACAGTACCTCGAGCGTCAGTACGATAGACGGAAACGGCGAAAATTTCCAGAGGGGTGCGATCTGTAAAGCGAATGTGGGCGTGAAGTCCTTGATTTAATTGGCACGTTGAGGCGGGCCGGCGCAATCTCCATACTAGCGCCATCCTGAGCATTGGCAGTCACCCTGACGCAAGAGGCAAGCGGGCCCCTTCCCCACTTATGATGTCAAGCGACGCGGCAGAAGGCACTGTAGTCAAAGTCCCTACATTGTTGTACGGGATTGTGTTCGTATGTTCCGCCGCCGTGCTCTGCATTCAGCTGGTCCATATGCGGCTGTTGTCGTTGTCGATGTGGAACAGCTTCGTGTATTGCGTCATAACTGTGGCGCTTCTGGGTTTCAGCGTAAGCGGGGGCGTTTTAACCGTTTGGCGGCGGGCACGTACGCTACCGCCCGAGCCGCTCATCGGTTGCGCGGTGTTGGGGTTCGCGCTCAACAACATCGCGGGAATGCTCCTGATCGGCGAGATCGAGATCGACGCCGTTCTCGCGTCGAAACAGCCGCTCGAACTCCTTAAGCTCGCGGTCTATTTTGTGGCGCTGGGGGTTCCGTACTTCGCGGCAGGGCTTGCCATCGGCGCATCGTTTTTGCGTTATCCCGCGGTCATCTCACGGCTCTATTTCTTCAATATGGCGGGGTCCGGCGCGGGGTGTCTGTTGTTCGTGGCGGCTTTTGGCTACACGGGTGAGCGCCTTGCTTTGGCAATGACTGCGGCGATGTGCGTTGTGGCCGTTCCGTACGTCTGGCGGGCCAGTCGCCAATGGGCTTTCCTCCACGCGGCGTGTGCTATGGCTACGCTTGCGTTGCTGCCTGCCGCATCGACGATTTTTCACGTTCAGATTTGTTCCAGCAAGACACTACGGTGGTTCCAACAACGGTTCCCGGAGGCGGTCATCGAGCAGTCCCGTTGGACGGCCGGCGGGCGTGTGGACGTGCTAGGGGGCGGCGGGCTTGCGCATGTAAACAGACGCACCGGGGAGCTCAGTCCGATGAAGGTGATCTTCACCGATGGCGACGCTTACACGCGGCTGTTGGCATACTCCGAAGGAGCTGCGTGGCCGTTCCCCACGCGTCAATTGGGTTCGGGGACAATCTACTCGCTCCGAAAGCCGAATCGCGTGGTGGTTATTGGCGTGGGCGGCGGCACGGAGGTACGCGACGCGATCGAGCACGGCGCTTCGCACGTCGTTGGCGTCGAAATCAACTCCGCGATACGCGACGCGACTGCGACCGATTACGCCGACTACAACGGCCGCTTGTCGAGCACGCCGGGAGTCCAATTGGTCCACGGCGAAGGGCGGAGCTACATCAACGGGGTACCGGACGGTACGTTCGATCTGGTGTACATGAACGGAGTGGACACATGGGCGGCCATGGCGTCGGGTGCGTATTCCCTGGCGGAGAACTACCTGTACACGACGGACGCGTTGCGTGAGTATCTACGCGTGCTACAGCCGGACGGTGCGATCAGCATCAGCCGGTACGCATTCCGGTATCCACGCGAGAC
This window harbors:
- a CDS encoding tetratricopeptide repeat protein encodes the protein MGIERLGMVGFDLAWVLSGLFLIPYLVWGVYLLQQRLVRDVELDRAVELFTVVFLILFFGFEFALIKIWLENDIVSLVFAVLALIVSGFALYGPLLMSFGSHLLVDVLMPTGRYNPPAPRYGAAEGFEMRGDYEGAAREFISIARRFPKEARAPLRAADNLMKIGRPEVAAPWFEAALELIKDPEESLSIVNRLCDIYSNELNQHDEAREVLEEYIERFPNAPYADSVRRRIAALPEPVGAVHQPVTE
- a CDS encoding methyltransferase domain-containing protein, whose translation is MRLLSLSMWNSFVYCVITVALLGFSVSGGVLTVWRRARTLPPEPLIGCAVLGFALNNIAGMLLIGEIEIDAVLASKQPLELLKLAVYFVALGVPYFAAGLAIGASFLRYPAVISRLYFFNMAGSGAGCLLFVAAFGYTGERLALAMTAAMCVVAVPYVWRASRQWAFLHAACAMATLALLPAASTIFHVQICSSKTLRWFQQRFPEAVIEQSRWTAGGRVDVLGGGGLAHVNRRTGELSPMKVIFTDGDAYTRLLAYSEGAAWPFPTRQLGSGTIYSLRKPNRVVVIGVGGGTEVRDAIEHGASHVVGVEINSAIRDATATDYADYNGRLSSTPGVQLVHGEGRSYINGVPDGTFDLVYMNGVDTWAAMASGAYSLAENYLYTTDALREYLRVLQPDGAISISRYAFRYPRETLRLGITTLHALRESGVREPWKHVALLVDRDWGTILAKKQPFTDEEIEVLEELQDQGNFKIAYRPGIEALRLTTEALARYGRDVWYPAPYEGALNPAVAYIRAMQTGDEERYFASYPYDVRPCSDDRPFFFNPNKWQSLLITPPHWAASGGSFAHVVLGVLLFLSVVCLVGLVFLPLLHVSRRAGSPLVNARALGAAFYFSCLGAGYMTIEIVLMQKLTLFVGHPTHAIVTVLATMLVGSGCGSLASGWLRATPRRIVAVSVAAIAGLAVALQFLTAELLPYWLGQDVLVRNVIAALLVAPLAFFMGMPFPTGLRVIEAISPHLTPWAWGINGAAGVFASVGAIVAAMELGFSTVLLISLAVYCAGAAVFLRVTRARQGESRPVPIAQSI
- a CDS encoding diguanylate cyclase gives rise to the protein MQPYRVCVADDHEEAASVLVEGLRRNNYDAFAVHTGTEAIEACARGGVDLILLDICFPDVNGYEVCEKIKSMPASRDTVVIFVSVKGSQEDIAKGYHLGAADYITKPYNLPMVMIRVDAAMRTKNLRDRLREQEELVDSVYTDHLTGLRNRRFLLERLQEEVEEANRHDYPVSCIVFDIDEIHALDDELGPVSLDDLLVELGMALRNYSRTYDVLARFDGTMFAAILPHTPLDQATRYASKIMCEVDSTTFSDPSFPTEVRLSAGVVSCRNGKQFGADFVLGEAMRGLLRAKGRPEGEDRLCALNLAEAS